A window from Nitrospirota bacterium encodes these proteins:
- the secE gene encoding preprotein translocase subunit SecE, which yields MIEKIKQFFNEVKIETKKVVYPNREELIGSTWVVIITVMVISVFLGVVDLALAKIVGLALR from the coding sequence ATGATTGAGAAGATAAAACAGTTTTTCAATGAAGTGAAAATAGAGACAAAGAAGGTCGTGTATCCAAACAGAGAGGAACTGATCGGGTCAACATGGGTCGTTATCATTACGGTGATGGTGATCTCTGTTTTTCTCGGCGTTGTTGACCTTGCTCTTGCCAAGATCGTCGGATTGGCCCTCAGGTAA
- the nusG gene encoding transcription termination/antitermination protein NusG: MAKNWYVVHTYSGFEEKVKVSIEEKVVTKGLEEKIGKILIPTERVIELRGGKKKESERKFYPGYILVEMELDDETWHLVKGTPRVTGFVGGQNPVPIPIEEVELIMQQVERGPVSQIKTQYQKGENLRIVDGPFSNFNGFVETVDMDHGRLTVMVSIFGRQTPVELNFFQVEKNQ, encoded by the coding sequence ATGGCAAAGAACTGGTATGTAGTGCATACGTATTCCGGCTTCGAGGAAAAGGTGAAGGTTTCCATTGAGGAGAAGGTCGTTACCAAGGGCCTCGAAGAGAAGATCGGCAAGATTCTTATTCCTACGGAGCGAGTGATTGAGCTCAGGGGAGGCAAGAAAAAAGAGAGCGAGCGGAAGTTCTATCCGGGGTACATTCTTGTCGAGATGGAACTTGATGATGAGACATGGCATCTGGTTAAAGGTACTCCGCGCGTCACCGGTTTTGTCGGTGGCCAGAACCCGGTCCCGATCCCGATCGAGGAAGTCGAACTTATCATGCAGCAGGTGGAGAGAGGTCCTGTTTCCCAGATCAAGACTCAATACCAGAAAGGTGAAAACCTCAGGATCGTGGATGGACCGTTCAGCAATTTCAACGGCTTTGTAGAGACGGTAGATATGGACCATGGAAGACTTACGGTCATGGTGAGCATATTCGGAAGGCAGACGCCGGTTGAGCTGAATTTCTTCCAGGTCGAAAAGAACCAGTAA
- the rplK gene encoding 50S ribosomal protein L11 translates to MAKKEVTGQVKLQIVAGKATPAPPVGPALGPHGINIMEFCKAFNAQTAPMGDTIIPVVLTIYKDRTFTFITKTPPASELIKKAAGVVKGSSTPNKDKVGKLTTAQLKEIAQTKLPDLNAYSVDAAMRIIAGTAKSMGVEVVE, encoded by the coding sequence ATGGCTAAGAAAGAGGTAACAGGACAGGTTAAGCTTCAGATTGTAGCAGGCAAGGCAACACCTGCTCCGCCGGTAGGTCCGGCACTCGGCCCGCATGGCATCAATATCATGGAGTTTTGCAAGGCATTCAATGCCCAGACAGCGCCCATGGGAGATACCATCATCCCGGTGGTGCTGACCATATATAAGGACAGAACGTTTACGTTCATTACCAAGACACCGCCTGCATCCGAACTCATCAAGAAGGCGGCAGGGGTGGTAAAAGGTTCGAGCACGCCGAACAAGGATAAGGTCGGCAAGCTTACGACAGCGCAACTTAAGGAAATAGCACAAACAAAGCTTCCTGATCTCAACGCGTACTCTGTGGATGCTGCAATGAGGATCAT